Below is a genomic region from Halorussus salinus.
GCTTCGAGGTCATCACCGCCGGACGCGACCTCGCCGACGAGACCGGCGGCGACCTCCACCTCGCCGTGGTCGGCGGCGACACCGAGTCGTTCGCCGACACCCTGAACCGCGAAGGCGTGGACGCCATCCACACCGTCTCGGAGGGCGAGGAGTTCGACCACGACGTGTACACGCAGGCTATCGAGGCGCTCCACGCCGAGGTGGACCCCGGAGTTCTCCTGATGCCCAACAGCGTCAACGGCCTCGACTACGCGCCCGCCGTCGCCAACAGCCTCGACCTCCCGCTGGCGACCGACGCCGTGGGCATCGAGTACGACGACGGCCTGACCGTCACCCGAGAGATGTACGGCTCGAAGGTCGAGACGACCGTCGAGGTCGCGGGCGACCAGCAGGCAGTCACCATCCGGAGCGCCGAGTGGCCCGCCGCCGAGGGCGTCGGCGACGCCGACATCTCGGAGTTCGACGTGGACATCGACGCCGACCGCGGCGCGACCGTCACCGGCTTCGAGGAGGTCGGCAGCGGCGACGTGGACATCAGCGAGGCCGACTTCATCGTCTCCATCGGCCGCGGTATCGAGGAGGAGGACAACCTCCCGCTCATCGAAGACCTCGTGGAGGCGACCGACGCGACGCTAGCCTCGTCGCGACCCATCGTGGACAACGGCTGGCTCCCGAAGAACCGGCAGGTCGGCCAGTCCGGCAAGGTCGTGACGCCGACGGTGTACCTCGCCATCGGCATCTCCGGCGCGGTCCAGCACGTCGCCGGGATGAAGGGCGCGGACAACATCATCGCGGTCAACACCGACCCGAACGCGCCCATCTTCGACATCGCCGACTACGGTATCGTCGGCGACCTCTTCGACGTGGTTCCGGAACTCATCGAGCAGTTCGAGTAGACTTTCGGTCTCCGTTCGGGTCAGTTACGGTCGCGCGGTTCAGTCGAGTATCTGCCCGAATAT
It encodes:
- a CDS encoding electron transfer flavoprotein subunit alpha/FixB family protein, with amino-acid sequence MSDVLAVTEHRRGELRDVSFEVITAGRDLADETGGDLHLAVVGGDTESFADTLNREGVDAIHTVSEGEEFDHDVYTQAIEALHAEVDPGVLLMPNSVNGLDYAPAVANSLDLPLATDAVGIEYDDGLTVTREMYGSKVETTVEVAGDQQAVTIRSAEWPAAEGVGDADISEFDVDIDADRGATVTGFEEVGSGDVDISEADFIVSIGRGIEEEDNLPLIEDLVEATDATLASSRPIVDNGWLPKNRQVGQSGKVVTPTVYLAIGISGAVQHVAGMKGADNIIAVNTDPNAPIFDIADYGIVGDLFDVVPELIEQFE